Proteins encoded together in one Etheostoma cragini isolate CJK2018 chromosome 11, CSU_Ecrag_1.0, whole genome shotgun sequence window:
- the klhl41a gene encoding kelch-like protein 41a, which produces MDPQSMREDLRLFQSTLLQDGLKELLNENKLIDCVLKVEDRSIPCHRLILSACSPYFRELYFSSDGKEMDQMEVVLENLDPVVMEAIVNHMYSAEIDINDNNVQDILAAANRFQIPSVFTVCVNYLQKTLSKKNCLAIYRLGLMLNSARLAMAARDYIADRFETIANDEDFLELAPPEFFAIIGADALNVEKEEVVFETLMRWIRKDKEKRVKCLEEAFECIRFRLLPEKYFKEKVEKDDLIKAYPELVKKIKVIKEAFAGKLPEKKKGKDEEGEEEKLPGYLNDNRRYGMFAKEMVLMINDTAAVAYDAQENECLLAAMAEQIPRNHVSLVTGKNNLYVLGGLFVDEEDKENPLQCYFYKLDSLTAEWIALPPMPSPRCLFAVGECDNLLFAVAGKDLQSNESHDTVLCYDIEKMKWTQTKKLPVNIHGHCVVSENGLVYCIGGKTDNNKATNKMFAYNHKRSEWKEVASMKTPRSMFGAVIHNGKIVVAGGVNEDGLTAACEAYDFGTNKWSPFPELPQERSSVNLVSCGGQLYTVGGFALVESENECAPSEIIDIWLYEDDKKEWTGMIKEMRYAAGASCVSMRLNAARMPHL; this is translated from the exons ATGGATCCCCAAAGCATGAGGGAAGATCTGCGTCTGTTTCAGAGCACTTTGCTTCAGGATGGACTCAAAGAGCTCCTGAATGAGAATAAGTTAATTGACTGTGTCCTAAAGGTTGAAGACCGAAGCATCCCCTGCCATCGCCTCATTCTGTCAGCTTGTAGTCCTTATTTCCGAGAGCTGTACTTCTCAAGTGATGGCAAGGAAATGGACCAAATGGAGGTTGTTCTGGAGAACCTGGACCCTGTTGTTATGGAGGCCATTGTAAATCATATGTACTCAGCAGAGATTGACATCAACGACAACAACGTGCAGGATATTTTGGCTGCTGCCAACCGCTTTCAGATTCCTTCAGTCTTCACAGTTTGTGTGAACTATCTCCAGAAGACGCTGTCAAAGAAAAACTGCCTTGCCATCTACAGGCTGGGACTGATGCTGAACAGCGCCAGGCTGGCAATGGCAGCTCGAGATTACATTGCTGATCGATTTGAGACCATAGCAAATGATGAGGATTTCTTAGAGCTCGCTCCTCCTGAGTTCTTCGCCATTATTGGTGCAGATGCGTTGAATGTAGAAAAGGAGGAAGTGGTGTTCGAGACCCTCATGAGGTGGAtcagaaaagacaaagagaagcgCGTGAAATGCTTAGAGGAGGCCTTTGAATGCATTCGTTTCCGTTTGCTCCCAGAGAAGTACTTTAAGGAGAAGGTAGAGAAGGACGACCTCATCAAGGCTTATCCTGagcttgtcaaaaaaatcaaagtcataaaGGAAGCCTTTGCAGGGAAGCTGCCtgagaagaaaaagggaaaagatgaggaaggagaggaggaaaagttGCCCGGCTATCTGAATGATAACCGCAGATATGGCATGTTTGCCAAAGAAATGGTTCTTATGATCAATGACACTGCTGCCGTGGCTTATGATGCCCAGGAGAATGAATGTTTGCTAGCTGCAATGGCTGAGCAGATCCCCCGAAACCACGTCAGCCTGGTAACAGGGAAGAACAATCTGTATGTGTTGGGAGGACTGTTTGTGGATGAAGAGGACAAAGAAAACCCATTGCAATGTTACTTCTACAAG TTGGACAGTCTTACTGCTGAATGGATCGCGCTGCCACCCATGCCCTCCCCCAGATGTTTGTTTGCTGTAGGTGAATGTGATAATCTCCTTTTTGCTGTGGCAGGAAAAGATTTACAGTCCAATGAGTCTCATGACACTGTTCTTTGCTATGACATTGA aaaaatgaaatggactCAAACCAAAAAGTTACCCGTGAACATCCACGGCCACTGTGTGGTCTCTGAGAATGGGCTGGTGTACTGTATTGGAGGAAAAACCGATAACAA TAAAGCAACCAACAAGATGTTTGCATACAACCACAAGAGGTCAGAGTGGAAAGAAGTGGCTTCCATGAAGACGCCCAGATCCATGTTTGGGGCAGTTATCCACAACGGGAAGATCGTTGTTGCTGGGGGGGTCAATGAGGACGGCCTCACAGCTGCATGTGAAGCCTATGACTTTGGAACCAACAA GTGGTCACCCTTCCCAGAGTTGCCCCAGGAGAGGAGTTCAGTCAACCTGGTGAGCTGTGGAGGGCAGTTGTACACTGTTGGAGGCTTCGCCTTGGTGGAGAGCGAGAACGAATGCGCACCCAGTGAAATCATCGACATTTGGCT ATATGAAGACGACAAGAAAGAGTGGACTGGTATGATCAAAGAGATGCGTTATGCAGCAGGAGCGTCCTGTGTGTCCATGCGTCTCAACGCAGCCAGAATGCCCCATCTGTAA